The DNA segment CCGTTGCTGCAAAACTGATCCGTTCAACGGCGAAACCGACCTTGACTTATGGGGTCGAAAAAACAGCAGATGTGATGGCAACAAACATTTCTCTTCATGAAAAAGGAACGTCGTTTACGATGTTAACGCCTAAAGGCAGGATTGAAATAACGAGTCCGTTAATGGGAATGTTCAGCATTTATAATATGCTGGCAGCGGCAGGAGCGTCTCTCGCTTCAGGAGTGAGCCTGCAAACGATTAAGCAGTCCTTTGCACAAACAGAAGGTGTTCGAGGCCGGTTTGAACCCGTGCTTGCTGGACAGGACTTCGGTGTGGTTGTGGATTATGCTCATACACCTGACTCTTTAGAAAATGTGTTGAGAACGATGAAGGACTTTTGTCGCGGATCTATCCGAGTTGTGGTGGGATGCGGGGGAGACCGTGATCGTTCTAAGCGCTCATTAATGGCGGACGTAGCCATGAGATATGGCGACCATATTATTTTCACATCAGATAATCCGCGGTCCGAGGATCCAGCGAGGATCCTACATGATATGACCTCGCACCTTAATGGAGGTTTTGATGTTGAGCAAGACCGAGAAAAAGCAATAGAAAGTGCGATCTCACGTTCAAATGAAGGGGACATGGTACTTATAGCCGGGAAAGGTCATGAGACGTATCAAGAAGTTAACGGTGTACGTTACGACTTTGATGATCGCGAAGTAGCAAGAGATATTTTATTGAAGGTTAAAGGGAGACGTTCGTAATGTTTACAGTAAAGGAATTAACTAAAGTCTTTCCTGAGTATAGAGGAGCAGCCAATGACTCCATTCTTATCCGTGGTACGATGACTGATACCCGACAAGAAGTGAAACAAAGTTTATTTGTTCCGATTGTAGGGGAGTCCTTTGATGCTCATCAGTTTTTAATGGAGGCGATTAAACAAGGAGCTGTAGCAGCGCTTTGGCAAAATGATCGTTCTCTGCCAGAGGCAATACCTACTGAGTTTCCCATACTTTTCGTTGATGATACGACAGCTGCCCTCCAGCAGACAGCAAGATTTTATTTAAATAAAGTTGCACCGACAGTGATCGGTGTGACCGGTTCAAATGGGAAAACAACGACGAAGGACTTAACAGCATCCATCCTTCAAGTCAAGTATAAAACACATAAAACTGCAGGAAACTATAATAATCATATCGGCTTACCTCTGACGATCCTTGCAATGCCGCTCGATACAGAGGTGGTTGTCCTTGAGATGGGGATGAATAGGCTTGGAGAAATCTCCTTGTTATCAAAACTTGCCCAGCCCGACCATGTGATTATTACAAATATTGGTGAATCCCACATTGAATACTTGGGCTCACGTGAAAATATAGCTAGAGCTAAATTAGAAATATTAGATGGCTGGACCGAGCGAGGATTGTTTGTATTTGATGGGGATGAGCCGTTGCTTACTCCCTATATGTCACGATCTTCAGGTGTCGCTTGTGGTTTTTCTGAAGCAGCATCTAAACCCATTCAGCACATAGAAATGACGGATGATGACAGCTTTTTCAAATTAGATAGCGTTCCCTATCATATCCCGATGTCAGGAAGGCATAACATTAAAAATGCATCATATGTTATAGCTATTGCGACTTTTTTAGGTCTTACTTCAGAAGAGATTAATCAGGGATTTAATCAGTTAGAAATGTCAGGGATGCGGTTTGAAAAGCATGAGGGTAAGCAGGGGGCGTTGATTATCAATGATGCCTATAATGCTTCACCAACTTCAATGAAAGCTGTCATTGAAGTCGTTTGTCATTTGAAAGACAAGAAAAATAAAGTGCTCGTACTTGGGGATATCTTTGAGTTAGGGGATCATGCCGCCGACTTGCATGCCAGTGTGGCTTCCGCCATAACGGAACAAATCAATACGGTTTATACCATTGGTGAACATGCTGGCATGATTACGAGTGCACTTAAAGATAATTATCCCGGAATAGAATCTAAGCATTTTCAAACAAAACAATCATTGAGTGATCAGCTTCAGGATAAACTAACATCAGAGACCGTTGTATTACTTAAAGCTTCGCGTGGAATGAAACTTGAAGAAATAATGAAAGATTTAACGAACTGATGAGAGGCGACGG comes from the Halobacillus shinanisalinarum genome and includes:
- a CDS encoding UDP-N-acetylmuramoyl-tripeptide--D-alanyl-D-alanine ligase, encoding MFTVKELTKVFPEYRGAANDSILIRGTMTDTRQEVKQSLFVPIVGESFDAHQFLMEAIKQGAVAALWQNDRSLPEAIPTEFPILFVDDTTAALQQTARFYLNKVAPTVIGVTGSNGKTTTKDLTASILQVKYKTHKTAGNYNNHIGLPLTILAMPLDTEVVVLEMGMNRLGEISLLSKLAQPDHVIITNIGESHIEYLGSRENIARAKLEILDGWTERGLFVFDGDEPLLTPYMSRSSGVACGFSEAASKPIQHIEMTDDDSFFKLDSVPYHIPMSGRHNIKNASYVIAIATFLGLTSEEINQGFNQLEMSGMRFEKHEGKQGALIINDAYNASPTSMKAVIEVVCHLKDKKNKVLVLGDIFELGDHAADLHASVASAITEQINTVYTIGEHAGMITSALKDNYPGIESKHFQTKQSLSDQLQDKLTSETVVLLKASRGMKLEEIMKDLTN